In Streptomyces sp. NBC_00091, the following proteins share a genomic window:
- a CDS encoding enoyl-CoA hydratase/isomerase family protein translates to MADSVLYEVTDGLATITINRPDAMNAMNTEAKVALRDAVRAAAADTAVRAVLLTAAGNRAFCVGQDLKEHIGNLAADRESGSKLTMSTVSEHYNPIVRALTEMPKPVVAGVNGVAAGAGFGFALAADFRVVADTASFNTSFAGVALTADSGVSWTLPRLIGASRASDLLLFPRSVKAQEAYELGIVNRLVPSDSLHAEAESVARALASGPTVAYAALKESLAYGAAHSLSDALEREDVLQARAGASEDHSIAVQAFLAKQPPKYLGR, encoded by the coding sequence ATGGCCGACAGCGTGCTCTACGAAGTGACCGACGGACTCGCGACCATCACGATCAACCGGCCCGACGCGATGAACGCCATGAACACCGAGGCCAAGGTCGCCCTGCGCGACGCGGTCCGGGCGGCCGCCGCCGACACCGCGGTACGGGCGGTCCTGCTCACCGCGGCCGGCAACCGGGCCTTCTGCGTCGGCCAGGACCTCAAGGAGCACATCGGGAACCTGGCCGCGGACCGCGAGAGCGGCTCGAAGCTCACGATGAGCACGGTCTCGGAGCACTACAACCCGATCGTCCGGGCCCTGACGGAGATGCCCAAGCCGGTGGTGGCCGGGGTCAACGGCGTCGCGGCCGGAGCCGGCTTCGGCTTCGCGCTGGCGGCGGACTTCCGGGTCGTCGCCGACACGGCGTCCTTCAACACCTCCTTCGCCGGGGTCGCGCTGACCGCCGACTCCGGGGTGTCCTGGACCCTCCCCCGCCTGATCGGCGCCTCGCGGGCCTCCGACCTCCTCCTCTTCCCCCGCTCGGTGAAGGCCCAGGAGGCGTACGAGCTGGGCATCGTGAACCGCCTGGTCCCGTCGGACTCCCTGCACGCGGAGGCCGAGTCGGTGGCGCGTGCCCTCGCCTCGGGCCCCACGGTGGCCTACGCCGCCCTGAAGGAGTCCCTGGCGTACGGGGCGGCCCACTCGCTCTCCGACGCCCTGGAGCGCGAGGACGTCCTCCAGGCGCGCGCGGGTGCCTCCGAGGACCACTCCATCGCCGTCCAGGCCTTCCTCGCGAAGCAGCCCCCGAAGTACCTGGGGCGATGA
- a CDS encoding DNA-3-methyladenine glycosylase I has product MSGAGLVAGPDGGLRCPWGLSTEDYVVYHDTEWGKPVHGDDALYERLCLEAFQSGLSWLTILRRREGFRKAFADFEIAAVAEFGPADAERLLADEGIIRNRAKIEATLANAKELAGWEAGELDRLIWSHAPRKQGRAPRTTGDVPAVTAESTALAKALKKAGIRFVGPTTAYALMQACGLVNDHLAGCVSREA; this is encoded by the coding sequence GTGAGCGGCGCCGGGCTCGTGGCGGGCCCGGACGGCGGGCTGCGCTGCCCGTGGGGGCTGTCCACGGAGGACTACGTCGTCTACCACGACACCGAGTGGGGCAAGCCCGTCCACGGGGACGACGCGCTGTACGAGCGGCTGTGCCTGGAGGCCTTCCAGTCCGGGCTGTCCTGGCTGACGATCCTGCGCCGGCGCGAGGGGTTCCGTAAGGCCTTCGCGGACTTCGAGATCGCCGCCGTCGCGGAGTTCGGCCCGGCGGACGCGGAGCGGCTGCTGGCCGACGAGGGGATCATCCGCAACCGGGCCAAGATCGAGGCCACCCTCGCCAACGCGAAGGAGCTGGCCGGCTGGGAGGCCGGGGAGCTGGACCGGCTGATCTGGTCCCACGCCCCCCGGAAGCAGGGCCGGGCCCCGAGGACCACCGGCGACGTGCCGGCGGTCACCGCGGAGTCCACGGCCCTGGCCAAGGCCCTGAAGAAGGCGGGCATCCGCTTCGTCGGGCCCACCACCGCCTACGCCCTGATGCAGGCGTGCGGCCTGGTCAACGACCACCTCGCGGGCTGCGTCTCCCGCGAGGCGTGA
- a CDS encoding DivIVA domain-containing protein — MIVFWFLLIALVVVVAAVTLAVVGGGAEAVLPEAEPDRVADALPESRPVVRADIDALRLPVAPRGYRMAEVDEVLDRLAAELAERDARIAELTAAAAHGPARAAAPAERIDLTKDER; from the coding sequence TTGATCGTGTTCTGGTTCTTGCTGATCGCGCTGGTCGTGGTCGTGGCCGCGGTCACCCTCGCGGTGGTCGGCGGAGGCGCGGAGGCCGTACTGCCCGAGGCCGAGCCGGACCGGGTGGCCGACGCGCTGCCGGAGAGCCGGCCGGTGGTCCGGGCGGACATCGACGCCCTGCGGCTTCCGGTCGCTCCGCGCGGCTACCGGATGGCCGAAGTGGACGAGGTCCTGGACCGGCTCGCGGCCGAGCTGGCCGAGCGGGACGCCCGGATCGCGGAGCTGACGGCCGCCGCCGCGCACGGCCCGGCCCGCGCCGCGGCGCCGGCGGAGCGGATCGACCTCACCAAGGACGAGCGGTGA